A segment of the Deltaproteobacteria bacterium genome:
GAACTGGATGCGCCGGAAGGTGGCCGAGATGGCCTGCGCGAGCGTCTTCACGGAGAGCGTCTTCGCCAGCCCGGGGACCCCTTCGAGCAGCACGTGCCCGTTGGCCAGGAGGCCGACCAGCAAGCGGTCGACCAGGTAGCGTTGCCCGACGACGACGGTGCCGATCTCCTCGCGGAGCCTGTAGGCGAAGGCCGAGGCGTCCTTCACCTGATCGTTGATCGAGGCGATGCCGGTGTCCATGGAATAGATATGGATAGCTGCGGCGGCCGAGGAGCGCAAACTTTGCGAGCTCCAGGTAACATGCGACGCGCCTCTGCGCGCCCGCGATGCCGTCGACCACCACGACCACGACGACGCCGGTGGTTTGCAGGTGCTTCGGGTCCGGATGTTGCCTCTCGCCAGCGTGGACTGCTGCAGCGCGACGTGCGACGGCTCCGGCCACTGCGGCTGAGATGAGCATGGGCGATCCGGGAGCTCGGGGCACCGGCTAAGCGCCCGGAGCGTCGATTTTTTGCCGGGGGGGACGCGCAGCTAGCGCTCGTGAGCTCGACCTGGCGGCCCTGGATGCCCGCTCCCGCGAGAGAATCGCGCGTTACCCAGCTTAATGCCGCGGGTCGCGCATGGAACGTGACTTGCTAAACCGGACCCGATTCCGGTCCGCGACGCGACCAGGGCCGCTGTCCCGTTTCGCGCCGAGGCGGGGGGGAAGGCACGATGGGATCAACGGACGACGGCACCACGCATTCAGCGCGCCGGTACTCGGGCGCCGCCGGTGCGCTCTGCCTGCTCTCGCTCGTGGTCCTCGGCCTGCCCGCAACCGCAACCGGGTCGACGACCACCATCCCGGGCGCGCCCATGACCCTCATCCTCCTCGACACGCAGGGGGGCCGCCACCAGATCAAGTGGAACGGCACCCGCGAGGTGTACCCGAACAACGACCTCAACGGCGACTCCGGCAACACGCTCTTCTTCAACGGTACGAGCTACGGATTCAGCGGGAGTGCGACAACCGGCACCGTCGGTGCCAACGTCTTCGGCATATCGAGCCAGAGCGCGCTCCTCGGCTCGGGGACCGCGGCCGACCCGTGGCGCGTCGTCACCACGCTCACCACCGATGGCACGGTCACCGTCACGCAGACCGCGTACTACGTGAACGGCGACAACTACGCCACCTTCAAGTGGACCTTCGCGAGCACTGCGAACTACAACGGCGTCAAGTTCTTCCACGGCGCCGATGCGTTCCCGCAGGCGCAGGACAACGGCTACGGCGCTTACAACGCCGCCTGCAACGGCCTCAGCGCGTCCGCGCCGCAGGTCGGCCCGAACTTCTTCGAGGAGTTCATTCCGGTCACGGCCCCGAGCGCGTACCGCGAGACCGTCTACAACACGGGATGGAGCGCGATTCGCTCGGGGACGCTCAACGATACGGTCAACACCGCGTGGCACGATGCGTGGCTGGGCTTCGAGTGGGACTTCAACCTCGCGGCAGGCGGCTACGAGTCGATCTTCCAGAAGGTGGCGTTCGGAGGCTCGGCCTGCAGCGCGTCGAGCGCACCGCCGCCCTACCTCGTCCCGAGCATCGCCAGCGCCGCCGCGGCATCGCCCAACCCCGCGCTCGGGACGACCACCGACCTGAGCGTCCTCGGTGCCGACGACGGCGGCGAGGCCAACCTCACCTACACCTGGGCGGTCACCGCCGGGCCGAGCGGCGCCACGTTCAGCGCCAACGGGACCAACGCCGCCAAGGACAGCACCGCCACCTTCACCCAGGCCGGCACCTATACCTTTCAGGTCACGGTCACGGACCAGGACGGCTTCAGCACCACGAGCCAGGTGACGGTCGACGTCCAGCAGTCGCCCACGAGCGTGACGGTCAGCCCCGCGTCGGCGACGGTCGATCCGAACGCGACGCAGGCCTTCACGGCCACGCTCTACGACCAGTTCGGCGACGTCGTGGCCCCGCAGCCGACGTTCGCCTGGCTGGTGAGCGGCGGCGGCACCATCGACGCGAGCGGGCTGTTCACCGCCGGCGGTCTGGGCGGCGGCCCCTTCACCGTCACCGCGACCGATCCGGGCTCGGGCGTGCAGGGGACGGCGAGCGTCACGATCCAGAACGACGCGCCCGCGATCGCCATCGCCGCCGCCGCGTCGCCCGACCCCGTCACGACCGGCACGACCACCGACCTCACCGTCCTCGGCGCCGACGACGGCGGCGAGGCCAACCTCACCTATACCTGGGCGGTCACCGCCGGCCCGAACGGCGCCACCTTCAACGCCAACGGGACCAACGCCGCCAAGGCCAGCACGGCGACGTTCACCCAGGCCGGGACCTACACCGTCCAGGTCACGGTCACCGACCAGGACGGCCTCACGGTCACGAGCCAGGTCGTGGTGCCGGTCGAGCAGGAGGCGAGCAGCGTCACCGTGAGCCCCGCGTCGGCGACGGTCGATCCGAACGCGACGCAGGCCTTCACGGCCACGCTCGAGGACCAGTTCGGAGATCCGATGGCCTCGCAGCCGGCGTTCGCCTGGATGGTGAGCGGCGGCGGCACCATCGATGCAGCCGGGCTCTTCACCGCGGGCGGCTCGGGCGGCGGCCCGTTCACCGTCACCGCGACCGACGCGGGCTCGGGCCTCCAGGGAACGGCGAGCGTCACGATTCAGAACGACGCGCCGACGATCGCCGTCGCCGCCGCGGCGTCGCCGAACCCCGTCACCACCGGGACGACGACCAGCCTCAGCGTCCTCGGCGCCGACGACGGCGGCGAGGCCAACCTCGCCTACACCTGGGCCGTCACCGCCGGCCCGGGCGGCGCCACCTTCAGCGCCAACGGGACCAACGCCGCCAAGAGCAGCACGGCGACCTTTACGCAGGCCGGCACCTACACCGTCCGGGTCAGCGTCACCGACCAGGACGGCCTCACGGTGACGAGCCAGGTCGTGGTGCCCGTGCAGCAGCACGCCAGCAGCGTCACCGTGAGCCCCGCGTCGGCGACGGTCGATCCGAATGCGACGCAGGCGTTCGCGGCCACGCTCAAGGACCAGTTCGGCGACCCCATGGGCTCGCAGCCAGCGTTCACCTGGACGGCGAGTGGTGGCGGCACCATCGATGGGAGCGGGCTCTTCACCGCGGGCGGCTCGGGCGGCGGTCCGTTCACCGTCACGGCGACCGATCCGGCCTCGGGCCTCCAGAGCACGGCGAGCATCACCATCCAGAACGACGCGCCGACCGTCGCCGTCGCCGCCGCGGCCTCCCCCAACCCGGTCACGACCGGCACGACCACCGACCTCACCGTCCTCGGCGCCGACGACGGCGGTGAGACGCACCTCACCTATACCTGGGCGGTCACCGCCGGCCCGAGCGGCGCCACCTTCAACGCCAACGGGACCAACGCCGCCAAGACCAGCACGGCGACGTTCACCCAGGCCGGCACCTACACCGTCCAGGTCACGGTCACCGACCAGGACGGCCTCGCGGTCACGAGCCAGGTCGTGGTGCCGGTCGAGCAGCACGCGAGCAGCGTCACCGTCAGCCCGGCGTCGGCAACCGTTCATCCGAACGGAGCGCGGGCCTTCACGGCCACGCTCGAGGACCAGTTCGGCAACGCGATGGCCTCGCAGCCGGCGTTCACCTGGATGGTGAGCGGCGGCGGCGCGATCGATGCGAGCGGGCTCTTCACCGCCGGCAGCACGGGCGGCGGGCCGTTCACCGTCACCGCGACCGACGCGGGCTCGGGCCTCCAGGGCACGGCGAGCGTCACGATCCAGAACGACGCGCCGACGATCGCCAGCGCCGCCGCGGCGTCGCCGAACCCCGTCACCGCCGGGACGACGACCGGCCTCAGCGTCCTCGGCGCCGACGACGGGGGCGAGACGCACCTCACCTACACCTGGGCCGTCACCGCCGGCCCGGGCGGCGCCACGTTCAACGCCAACGGGACCAACGCCGCCAAGACCAGCACGGCGACGTTCATCCAGGCCGGCACCTATACCTTCCAGGTCACGGTCACCGACCAGGACGGCCTCACGGTCACGAGCCAGGTCGTGGTGCCGGTCGCGCAGCACCCGAGCAGCGTCACCGTGAGCCCGGCGTCGGCAACGGTCGATCCGAACGCGACGCAGGCGTTCACGGCCACGCTCAAGGACCAGTTCGCCATTGCCATGGCCTCGCAGCCCACCTTCAGCTGGACGGTGACCGGCGGCGGCGCCATCGACACGAGCGGCCTCTTCACCGCGGGCGGCAACGCCGGCGGCCCTTTCACCGTCACCGCGAGCGATCCGGGCTCGGGCGTCCAGGGGACGGCGAGCGTCACGATCCAGAACGGCGGGCCGACGATTGCCGTCGCCGCCGCGGCGTCGCCGAACCCCGTCGCCACCGGAACGACGACCAGCCTGAGCGTCCTCGGTGCCGACGACGGGGGCGAGACGCACCTCACCTACACCTGGGCGGTCACCGCGGGTCCGAGCGGCGCCACGTTCAGCGCCAACGGGACCAATGCCGCCAAGAGCAGCACGGCGACCTTGACGCAGGCCGGGACCTACACCTTCCGGGTCACGGTCACCGACCAGGACGGCCTCACGGTCACGAGCCAGGTCGTGGTACCCGTGCAGCAGCACGCGACCAGCATCTGGGTGAGCCCGGGTTTGCCGACGGTCGCTCCGAATGCGACGCAGGCCTTCACGCCCACGCTCGAGGACCAGTTCGGCCACCCGATGGCGTCGCAGCCGACGTTCGGCTGGACCGTGAGCGGCGGCGGTACGATCGATGCCGGCGGGCTCTTCACCGCGGGCGGCAACGCCGGCGGCCCCTTCACCGTCACCGCGACCGATTCCGGCTCGAGCCTCCAGGGAACGGCCTCCGTGACGATCGGCAACAGCGCGCCGACGGTCTCCGTCGGTGCCGCAGCTTCCCCCAACCCGGTCACCGCCGGCACGACGACCGATCTCACGGTCCTCGGCGCCGACGACGGCGGCGAGGCACACCTCACCTACACCTGGGCCGTCACCTCGGGTCCGAGCGGCGTCACGTTCAGCGCCAACGGGACCAACGCCGCCAAGAGCAGCACGGCGACGTTCACGCAGGCCGGGACGTACACCTTCCAGGTCACGATCTCCGATCAGGACGGGCTCACCGTCACGAGCCAGGTCACGGTCGTCGTGCAGCAGCACGTGACCACGATCACCGTGAACCCGCCCTCGGCGACCGTGTCCCTCAACGGGACAGCGAACTTCACCGCCACGGCGTACGATCAGTTCGCTCACGCCTTCACGAGCCCGCCGACGTTTACCTGGACGGTCGCGGGCGGCGGGACGATCGATGCGGCGGGAACCTTCCACGCCGGCGGCACGGTGGGTTCCTTCACCGTGACGGCATCGGTCGGTGCGGTCCACAGCACCGCGACCGTCAGGGTCAAGGACATGCCGCCGTTCCTCGTGACGCCGCCGACGGCATCACCCAACCCCTCGCGCGGCCCGACGACCACCCTCGACGTGCTCGCGGACGACGACGGCGGCGAGGAGAAGGTCACCTACACCTGGTCCGCCAGCGGGCCCGGCACCGTGAGCTTCGCGGAGAACGGCACCAACGCGGCCAGGACGACCACTGCCTCGTTCTCCGACCCCGGGGTCTACACCATCACGCTCACGCTGCGCGACGCGTCGGGAAACACGACGAAGGTCACGCTCGTCGTGAAGGTGCAGGAGGGTCTCACCGTCAGCGACGCCAACCTCTACGTCGGCAAGGCGACGTTCACGATCGCCTGGAATCGCCATCGGCGCGGGCAGGACCGGGACTCGTTCGCCCTCACCGGATTCATCAACCCGGCTGGGCTTCCCGTGTCGCTCGCCGGCACCACCATGGAGGCGACGGTCGACGGAGCCGTCCTCGCCTCGGGGGTGCTGTCCACGACGGGGACGTTCCGCGGCTCGTCCGGCACGGGGCCGCGGGTGAGCCTCAGCCTCTCGAACAAGAGCGGGAAGTACACGGTGCGCGTGAGCCGCGACGACCTCCGGCCGATGCTCGCGGTGGACAACGAGACGGGGAGCCGGCCGCTCGAGGTCCCGGTCACGCTCTTCGTGTCTCGCGCCAGGACCGCGATGGCGGAGAACCGGCTCGAGTTCAGTCTCGTGTCGACGCGGGGACGTCGGTCGCGCGGCTCGTGGCGTGGGCCGAAGCAGCGGCTCCTCGACGGGGCCTTCCAGACGTTACGGACGAAGGTGGTCTGCACCAAGGTCATCGGCGGCTATGTCATGCAGGCGAGCGGGGTCATCTATCCGATGGGCAGCGGGCCGGTGATGCCGACGGGCGACGTCACGGTACGGCTCGCGGACGGCGACCCGGTCGTGATACCGCTCGCGGCGCTCCGGCGCGGCGGCGCGTCGGAGGCGACGTCGACCTGGAAGTACACGGACAAGACCGCGCCCGTCTCCGCCTTCCTCCTGAAGAACACGAAGCGGGCGTTCACGCTGAAGACCGGGCTCATCCCGGTCGACGCCCTGGGCGGCCTTCCCCTGGGAAGGAGCGTCGGGACCCGAGGGGACGTTGCGATCCGGATCGACATCCCGACCGCACAGGGGACGATCGTCTTCCGGACCACCCCGGAGCTCGTACGCGCGGCCGGCCCTTACCGCTGGACACGACCGGCGCCGCTCCTCCGGTAGACATTGGACGCCGCGTCGTCGTGGGGCTACTCGCCGACCGACGCAAGCCACTCCACGAGGGGCACGGCCCGCTTCGCGTGCGCCACGAGCCAATCGATGAGCCTGCGCGCCACGAGCAGGCCGCGCGACGGCGCGGGGAAGGTCACGATGAGCCCCTTGCGCTTGAGGAGCTCGGCGCGCGCATGGCCGGGATCGAGACCCCGCGGCACGCGTTGCAGCACGTCGTGCGACCCGACCGTGAAGCCGGCGCGCGTGAGCTTTCGCAGGATCGTCACGAGCTCTCCGCCCTGACGGTCGTCGAGCACCGCCTCGCGAAAGCGCGCCAGCTGTCCCGGATCCATCATGTAGTGGCCGGCGGCGACGAGCACCTCCGTGGCGCCGAGGTGCACGTACAGCGCCGCCGGCGCCGACGGTCCCTGCCCCACGCCGTCGATCGCAACGTAGCCGCCGATGTGCGTCTTGTAGGGCGACTTGTCCTTCGAGAAGCGGACATCGCGGTGGATGCGGAAAACCTTCGGCTCCGCGAGCGGATGGTGCGGGAAGAGCGGATCGATGCGCTCCCGGACCTCGGCGAGGAGGGCCTTCATCGGCGCCAGCCATCCGTCCTCGTACTCCCGCCGGTGCGCCTCGAACCACTCGCGGCGTTGATTGCGGGCGAGCGCACGAAAGAAGCGGCCGTCGCGGTCGGCGAAGCCGGTGAATCGAGCCGATATCACACTCGCGGACTGCTTCATGGCGCTGCCTGATATAATGGTGGTGTTCAATATGTGGAACCGCGGGCTGCGACAAGGAGCCCGACGCGGCACGGTGGCGGGCACCGGCGGAACGGTCGCCGAAGCCCCGGTTGCACGGGCGGACTCACGACGGAGCCGTGGGGGATGACGAGCGCCGGGACCACGGAGCGAGACACGTCGTGAGCGAGGACCGGGACCGCCGCCGGTTCGACGCCATCGACGATGCCGACCGCCTGCACCGCCCCGCGGTGGTGCGGCGGATCACGTTCGAGGACCTGGCGCTGCCGGGCCCTGCGTACCGCGACACGCGCCATCTCGTCCCGATCGAAAGCGTACGCGCGGGTGACGAGCAGGTGTTTGCGGCGCGCGGCCGGCGCGGCTCCGGCGAGCCGGTCATCGACCTCGCCCCGCTCGCCGACCACCCGTCGGTCCGCTCCGTCGTCGCGTCGACCACCGTCCGGGCTCGCCGGCCCCTTCGCACGTCGACGAGCTGCTGCTTCTCGGTCAAACGGTCGTGCCGGACTCGGAGACGCTCCGCAGCCTTCCGGGCCTCGAGCGGCTGTGGGCCGGGTGGGCGCCGGGCGGACCCTTCGACGTGGCGGCGCTGCCGGAAGGGGTGCGCGCGCTGGGCGTCTGCCGCCACAACCTCCCCGCCGCCAGCGAGGCGGCGCCGCGCTTCGCGGAGCTGACGCGGTTCGCCGGTCTGCATCACCTGGCGCTCAACCACTGCTGGCCAGGGGACAGCGTGGCCCCGCTCGCCGGGCTGCCCGCGTTGGTTCGGCTCCGCGCCGACGCGCCGTCCGGCTGGTCGGCGCTCCGCGCCTGCCCCGCCCTGGAGGACGTGTCCGCGATCGGGCCGCGGATGGCCAACCTGCGGGCAATGCGCACGTGGACACGCCTGCGCACGCTCACCCTCACCGGCGGCGGCGTGCGCCCGCTCGCCGGGATGGAGGCGTTCGCCGCGCTCGAGCGGCTCAGGCTCGTGATGCTCACCGTCACGGACCTCGCGCCGCTCGCCGAGCTCCCGGCGCTCCGCCGTGTCGTGGCGTTCGGCGAGGTGTCGGACGCAGTGGCGGCGCTCCGGCGCGCGCGGCCGGACATCGACGTGACCTGGCACGGCGACGGGGCGCCGCCGGGGGAGCGCGTCGGCGCGGAGTTCCTGCGGCCGCCGCTCGACGGGATGCCACGCTGGTGGATCCGCGAGGACCTCACCGCGCTCTTCGGCGTGTCCACCAACGCGGCGGCGGAGGCGCGCCTGCGCGCCGCGCTCGCATCCGAGGACCGCGCCCTGCTCGCGCGCTTGAGCTTCGACACCGAGGCGGACGCCGTGCATGTCGACGGCGAGCGGGAGGACGACCTCCGCGCCGTGGCGCGGGCGATCGGGCGTCTCGCGCGCGCCGGCGCCGACGCGGCGCGCTGACCCGCCAGGAGCATCGTCTCCGCCATCCTAGCCAACCTGCAAGATCACTCGCGCCTCAGTCCGGTCGGTCCGGAGGTCCGTTGCCGAATCAGATTCGATCAGATATCGTCGCTCCATGAAAACCCTGTCGGTGACCGAGGTCGCCCGCAACTTCCGCGCCGTGCTGGATTCAATGGAGCGCGATCAGGAGGAGATCGTGCTCGTTCGGAATCGCCGGCAGATTGCGCGGCTCGTTCCGGAAGCGCCGCGTCTGGACGCGCTGGAAGTGTTTGGCGACTTGTATCGAACCCTCGATGAATCGACGGCCAGAGCATTGTCCGCCGCATTGTCTTCCACCCGCAAGGGCCGGCGGCGACGCGTGTCCGAGCTGAGAAACCCGTGGGCTGGTTGATTGACACCAGCATCTGGATCGCGGTCGAGCGCGGAAAGCTCGGAGCGGCGGACATTCACGCCATCACCCGGCAGGAACCGGTATATCTCTCGCCGGTGAACATCGCCGAGATTCAGTTCGGTCTGGAATTGCTGCGGGCTGGTGTTCTGAAGCAGCAAGCCACCGCGTCGCTGCGACGGTTGCGTCGTAAGCCGCAACTTCGGATCACCGTGGAAACGGCGGAGGTATTCGGATCCTTGGCTGCGAAGCTGAAGAAGGCTCGACGAGACCCGAACGTTCGCGTCAACGACCTTTGGCTCGCGGCGCAAGCGATTCAACGTGACTTCAAGCTGCTCACGTCGAACTCCAAGGACTTCAAGGATATCCCGGGCTTGCAGATGGTTGTCCTGCCATTACCGTAGCGTCTGCAGACCCGGAGCCCGTCGCGGCCCCGCGGACTCGGTCGCGGCAGGAAGCGCCCGATTCGGGACCGGCTACGCCGGCTCGAGCTCCAGCGGCAGGGCAGTCACTGCGCGGAAGACGAAGCTCGGGTGGAGCGGCAGCGGTGCGTCGTCGACGCGCCGGATGCTGCGCGTGCGGGCGAGGAGCACGCGGAGCGCCACCTGCGCCTCGAGCGTGGCCAGGCTCGCGCCGAGGCAGTAGTGGGGGCCGAACCCGAAGCCCAGGTGTCGGTTGTCACGGCGCGCGATGTCGAACTCGTCGGGCCGCTCGAAGACGGTCTCGTCGCGGTTGGCCGATCCGAGCCAGGAGAGCACGATCTGCCCGGTCTCGATGTGGTGCCCGCGGATCTCGGTGGCGCGGGCGGCGCGGCGGGGGTCCATCTGGATGGGTGACGAGAAGCGGAGCACCTCCTCCACGGCGTCGGGCAGCAGCTCGGGGCGGGCGCGCAGCGCGGCCAGCGCCGGCGGATGGGCCAGCAGCTCGAGGACGGCGTTGCCGATGAGCGTCGTCGTCGTCTCGTTGCCCGCCACGAGGATGAGGAGGAGCATCGCGAGCAGCTCGTCGAAGCTGAGCCGGGAGCCCTCGATCTCGGCCGCGACGAGCCCGCTCAGCAGGTCCTCGCGAGGCCGGCGCCGCCGCTCGTCCACGAGCCCCCGGAAGTAGTCCTGCATCTCGACGCGCACCCGCCGCTGGCGCGCGATCTTCTCCGGCGGCAGCGGGCCCATGAACACCGCCCCGAGGTTCTCGACGGCCGCGTCCGACCACACCTTGAACCGGGCGTGGTCCTCGGTGGGGATGCCGATGATCTCGGCGATGACGATGACGGGCAGCGGATAGGTGAGCGCCTCGACGAGGTCCACCCGGCCGCAGGCGAGCGCCGCATTCACCAGCTCCTCGGCGATCTCGTTCATGCGGGGCTCGAGGCGGCGGATCATGCGCGGGGTGAAGGCCTGGCTCACCAGGCCGCGCAGACGGGTGTGCGCGGGCGGGTCCGTGACCAGCATGCTCGGTGGCAGGTCCTCGGGCTCGAAGCCCGGGGGCGGCGGGAACGCGTTCGACCAGGTGGCCGGGTCGCGCAGCACGCCCTGGATGTCGTCGTAGCGGAAGATCGAGACGACCGGCGCGCCGTCGGGCGCCCACACCGGGTGCTCGCGCCGCGCCCGCGCGTAGAGCGGAAAGGGGTTGCGGCGGGTCGCGTCGTCGAACGGGTCGAAGCGAAAGGGGGCAGCGGCTTCCATGGCTACTCGAGCTCGCCCAGCACCCACGCCGCCGTGTCGGCGGGCAGCGCGGGCAGATAGCGGAGGAACTCGTCGACGTCCTCCCCGACGACGGCGCTGCCGAAGTTCTCGCGCAGGAAGCCGTGGAAGTGGCCCGCCACGCGCTCCGAGAGGAGCCCGCAGCGGCGCAGCGTCGGGATGACGAAGCCCTGCACCGGGCCGAGCCGCCGCCCCCTCGGCAGGTCGCGCGTGATGTCGCCCGCCTCCCGCTGGAGACAGCCGATCATCTCGACCGGATCGACGCCGGCCTCGGCCCAGATCTGGAGGAGGGTCGTGAAGAAGCCCTGCGCCTTCCGGTCGATCAGCGTGCGGGCGCACTCGAGCGCGAAGTCCTCGAGCTCCGCGCGCGCCTCGTCGCCGAGGCACGGCACGCAGCGCTCGATGTACTGGACGCCATAGGCGTGGTGGCGCGACTCGTCGCGCGCGACGTAGGTGAGGAGGTCCTTCAGGAGCGGCTCCTCGGTGAGGTTCCGCATGTCGCGGAAGGCGTACAGCGCGAGGCCCTCGACCACGATCTGCATCCCGACGAGCTTCTTCATCCAGTCGCCGGTCCCGAGCGTCGCATCGAGGATGCCCTTCAGCGACGGCGCGATCGGCTGGATGTGGTCGAGCTTCTCGATGTAGCGCGAGAAGGCCTCGACGTGCCGCGCCTCATCCATCGTCTGCGTCGCGGCGTAGAACTTCGCATCCGTGTGCGGCACCGCGGTCACGAGCTGGGCCGCCACCATGAGCGCGCCCTGCTCGCCGTGCAGGAACTGCGAGAGCCGGAAAGCCGCCGTGCGCCTCGTGAGCTCGACCAGCGTCGCCTCCGGAAGCGACCGCCAGTACGACGTCCGCTCGATCGGGATGCCGGCGCCGAGCGGCGTGCTCGCGAACCGTACCAGATCGATCGGGCGCTCCCAGTCGAGATCACGCTCCGCGATCCATTGCGCTTCGGCGGCCTTCACGTACAGGCGTCGCAGCTCCTCGACCTCGGGATCGTAGTTCCACTGGTAGACCACCTGCGTCGCGGTCGCGAGGCCGGGCTCCTGCGTGGGTGTGGTCAGCGTGAAGTCGTTCATCGGCTGGCTCCTCTGCTGCGGGGCTTGGCGCGACGCTGGTCGAGGTCGGCGCCGACGTCGCCCAGCACGGCGATCAGCCGTTGCAGCGCCGTCAGCGCCTCGGCGGGCCGCTTCCGGTCGAGGGCGTCGAGACAGGCGTCGATGCGGGAGACGAAGCGGCCGGGATCGCGGCGGAGCCGCGCGCGCGCGGCGGCGACCGGCGCCTGGCGGAGCAGGTTGCGGAGCCGCCGCGCCACCATCTGCCAGACCCGGTTGTGCGTCGCGTCGGCGAGCACGACCAGCAGGTCGTGCAGCGCCTCGAACCGCGCCTCGCGGTCCCCCGCCGCATCCGCGACGACGTCCCGGAGCACCCGGATGGCGGCGAGGTCCGAGGGCCCGCAGCGCTCGATCGCGAGCCGTCCCATCTCCAGGAGCATCGGCCGCATGACCTCCGTCATCTCGGCGACGAGTCCGAGGTCGATCCGGCCGCCGTGGAAGATCATCGGCCCGAGCAGCTCGAGCGAGGCGTCGACCACGGGGCGCACCGTCGCGCCGTCGCCCTGTCGAACGGTGACGAGGCCGAGCCCCTCGAGGACCTTGATCGCCTCGCGAATCGAGGTCCGGTTCACCCTGAACTCCTGCGCCAGCTCGCGCTCGGGCGGAAGCTTCTGGCCGGCCGGGAAGCGCGCATCGAGGATCGCGTCGCGCAGCTGCTCGGCGACCTCCTCGTGGAGGCGGCGCCGGGCAGGCGCGCGGAAGGCGACGACGGCCATGCCCGTCCACTTATCCGATGGTCCAACCAATCTCAAGGTCCGGGGTTCGCGACGCACTCGGCCGCGACGCTCTCGCAGCCACGAAGACCGCCCGCGGGCCGCAGTGCCACGAGGCACGCACGCAGCGGCTGTCCGGACGGCATCCTCCCCGCCCCTGTCGGAAGTCTTCCCCGGTCGGGGGTGAAAACCTGCGCGCCGGGAGGGGATTGCGTTTTTGTCGCCACCGCCCGATTGGATGCGCAAGCCAAGGCCTTCCCGGAGGTCGGGCGGGCGCGTCGCCCAGGCGAGCCAATGGTCGAGGAGGCCGCGCGCGGACGACCGGGCCCGGAACGCTTCTGCTGTGTCCGCGTCTCGCTCGTGTGCGAAATCGCCCCTGAGC
Coding sequences within it:
- a CDS encoding cytochrome P450, with product MEAAAPFRFDPFDDATRRNPFPLYARARREHPVWAPDGAPVVSIFRYDDIQGVLRDPATWSNAFPPPPGFEPEDLPPSMLVTDPPAHTRLRGLVSQAFTPRMIRRLEPRMNEIAEELVNAALACGRVDLVEALTYPLPVIVIAEIIGIPTEDHARFKVWSDAAVENLGAVFMGPLPPEKIARQRRVRVEMQDYFRGLVDERRRRPREDLLSGLVAAEIEGSRLSFDELLAMLLLILVAGNETTTTLIGNAVLELLAHPPALAALRARPELLPDAVEEVLRFSSPIQMDPRRAARATEIRGHHIETGQIVLSWLGSANRDETVFERPDEFDIARRDNRHLGFGFGPHYCLGASLATLEAQVALRVLLARTRSIRRVDDAPLPLHPSFVFRAVTALPLELEPA
- a CDS encoding ferritin-like domain-containing protein, with protein sequence MNDFTLTTPTQEPGLATATQVVYQWNYDPEVEELRRLYVKAAEAQWIAERDLDWERPIDLVRFASTPLGAGIPIERTSYWRSLPEATLVELTRRTAAFRLSQFLHGEQGALMVAAQLVTAVPHTDAKFYAATQTMDEARHVEAFSRYIEKLDHIQPIAPSLKGILDATLGTGDWMKKLVGMQIVVEGLALYAFRDMRNLTEEPLLKDLLTYVARDESRHHAYGVQYIERCVPCLGDEARAELEDFALECARTLIDRKAQGFFTTLLQIWAEAGVDPVEMIGCLQREAGDITRDLPRGRRLGPVQGFVIPTLRRCGLLSERVAGHFHGFLRENFGSAVVGEDVDEFLRYLPALPADTAAWVLGELE
- a CDS encoding FadR family transcriptional regulator codes for the protein MAVVAFRAPARRRLHEEVAEQLRDAILDARFPAGQKLPPERELAQEFRVNRTSIREAIKVLEGLGLVTVRQGDGATVRPVVDASLELLGPMIFHGGRIDLGLVAEMTEVMRPMLLEMGRLAIERCGPSDLAAIRVLRDVVADAAGDREARFEALHDLLVVLADATHNRVWQMVARRLRNLLRQAPVAAARARLRRDPGRFVSRIDACLDALDRKRPAEALTALQRLIAVLGDVGADLDQRRAKPRSRGASR